The Streptomyces sp. NBC_01363 region TGGCCCGCACGCTGGAGTGGAGGCTCCGTCTCGGTCTGACCGAGGACGACGGGACGACCAGGGCGGAGGCGGTGCTGGACACCGGTTCCGCACAGCTCACCGGACACGGGGTCGCCCGTTGCAACCCGCAGGACGTGGACGTACCCGTCATCGGCGACGAACTCGCGGCGAGCCGGGCCATGAAGGACGTCGCCGCACAGTTGATGAAGGCCGCCGACGAGGAACTGGAGATTGTGGGCGCCGGACCCGCGAGCGGCCCCGTGGCCCCGCCCTACGCATGGTCCGACACCACGGCCTGATCCCCCGGGAGCGCAGATGACCCGCATGTCGATGACGGTGGACGGCACACGGTACGAGGACGAGGTCGAGCCCCGACTGCTGCTGGTCCACTACCTCAGGGACAACCTGGGCCTCACCGGCACCCCGGTCGGCTGCGACACCAGCAACTGCGGGGCATGCACCGTCGAACTCGACGGCGACAGGGTCAAGAGCTGCTCCGTGCTGGCCGTACCGGCCGAGCCCACGGAAGCCGGCCGGCCGGACGGGCAACGACCCGCGGTCCCGGTCGCCGCCCGGCAGGAGGAACGGACATGACCGGTCCGGTCACCACCGGGAAGCCACGCCCCGAGGTCGGCCGCTCCCGGACCCGCAAGGAGGACGCCCGGCTCGTCACCGGCCGCACCACCTGGACCGACAACATCACCGTGCCGGGCCTGCTGCACCTGGCGATCCTGCGCAGCCCCATGGCCCACGCCAGGATCGACCGCGTCGACGTGTCGCGCGCGCTGGAACGGCCGGGCGTGATCGCCGCCCTCACCGGCCGTGACCTGGCCGGCGAACTCGGCCCCATGCCGTGCGTATGGCCGGTGACCGAGGACATCGTCATGCCCGACCACCCCGCCGTCGCCGTCGACGAGGTGCGGTACGCCGGAGACCCCGTCGCCCTGGTCGTCGCCCGCGGCCGGTACGCCGCCGCGGACGCGCTGGAGGCCGTGGAGGTCGACCACACGCCCCTGCCGCCCGTGCTCGGCCTGGAGGCCGCGCTGGCCGACGACGCCCCGCTCGTCCGCGCGGACAAGGGCACCAACCGCTGCTACACCTGGCCGCTGGCCACGGGGGAATACACGGCGCAGAAGGCCCGCGCCGATGTCGTGCTCCGCCGCCGCTACACCCAGCAGCGCCTCATCCCCAACGCCATGGAGCCCAGAGCGGTGGTCGCCACACCGCCCACCTGGTCCGACGAGTACACCCTGTACTCCACGACCCAGGTCCCGCACGTGGCCCGGGTCATCCTCTCCATGGTCACCAGGATTCCCGAACAGCGACTGCGGGTG contains the following coding sequences:
- a CDS encoding DUF1876 domain-containing protein: MARTLEWRLRLGLTEDDGTTRAEAVLDTGSAQLTGHGVARCNPQDVDVPVIGDELAASRAMKDVAAQLMKAADEELEIVGAGPASGPVAPPYAWSDTTA